From Maniola hyperantus chromosome 28, iAphHyp1.2, whole genome shotgun sequence, one genomic window encodes:
- the LOC138404381 gene encoding repetitive organellar protein-like, with amino-acid sequence MLRPNSPKSKELQHIIRQAVQCVIDYFFNLSKDTKRKVVARVKDYFRDEFSTTNNDKIYQRIEKQPRKVKKGPKSVLRNSEDTKSVENIDIEEISFKSHHDKYKPQLIQDRSEDTEFSTKTFGKRENVTVEKDNEEAVSIEKLAKRESNAITEESNIKSKYFIDNNPQVTYIKDKRGHNNKTKTRSKNANIKHSKGKLTHNIMTLYPENIEMENRNSKVRFKAKVPLKEGKINKAKKDKTLNYVAISHSAEINVHLKNDKIQFSFDHSKDHLKKDALMKVRAFRRGKEAYTAENKPDKKLKTIEFTTESYDRLVEEDDIEENYAKKIIETNENNEKLEEFNFENKPNRILKTIEITTENNIFLNNEGRTKEPKIIIDEVSLNNTTDDINVTKVSAVEDEKKKKEIEQKMKEELGNLLTSPATNATRTEAYTDIFEVMDNEFDLGPLK; translated from the exons atgttgCGACCAAACTCTCCAAAAAGTAAGGAATTGCAACATATCATTAGGCAAGCTGTACAGTGTGTAATCGACTACTTTTTTAATCTGTCCAAAGATACTAAAAGAAAAGTAGTAGCAagagttaaagattattttcgCGATGAATTTTCAACCACCAATAATGATAAAATTTATCAACGTATAGAAAAACAACCTCGTAAGGTTAAAAAAGGACCAAAATCAGTTTTACGAAATAGTGAAGACACAAAATCGGTAGAAAATATTGATATTGAAGAAATAAGTTTTAAATCACATCATGATAAATATAAACCACAATTGATACAAGATAGAAGTGAAGATACTGAATTCTCAACAAAAACATTTGGTAAACGTGAAAATGTTACAGTTGAAAAAGATAACGAAGAAGCAGTTTCAATAGAAAAATTAGCAAAAAGGGAAAGCAATGCAATAACAGAAGAAAgcaatataaaatcaaaatattttatcgaTAATAATCCACAAGTTACATATATAAAAGATAAGCGAggtcataataataaaactaagaCGAGAAGTAAAAATGCTAATATAAAACACTCAAAAGGGAAacttacacataatattatgacattaTATCCAGAAAATATTGAAATGGAAAATAGAAATTCAAAAGTCCGTTTTAAAGCTAAGGTACCTTTAAAAGAAGGTAAGATTAATAAAGCTAAAAAGgacaaaacattaaattatgtagCTATAAGTCATAGTGCAGAAATAAatgttcatttaaaaaatgataaGATCCAATTCAGCTTCGACCATAGTAAAGATCATCTAAAGAAAGATGCTCTGATGAAAGTTAGAGCATTCAG ACGTGGCAAAGAAGCTTATACTGCAGAAAATAAACCTGATAAAAAGCTCAAAACGATTGAATTCACAACTGAAAGCTATGACAGGCTTGTAGAAGAAGATGATATTGAAGAAAATTATGCCAAGAAAATTATTGAaacaaatgaaaataatgaaaaactTGAAGAattcaattttgaaaataaacctAATAGAATTCTTAAAACAATCGAAATAACgactgaaaataatatttttttgaataacGAAGGACGTACAAAAGAgcctaaaataattattgatgaAGTGAGTTTGAATAATACAACAGATGATATCAATGTGACAA AAGTAAGCGCTGTAGAAGatgaaaagaagaagaaggaaaTAGAACAGAAGATGAAAGAAGAACTTGGTAATTTATTAACGTCGCCAGCTACTAACGCAACTAGGACTGAGGCGTATACAGATATCTTTGAGGTTATGGATAATGAATTTGATTTGGGGCCTTTGAAATAA